One Streptomyces sp. B21-105 genomic region harbors:
- a CDS encoding IS110 family transposase, with protein MFDTEDVGVFLGLDVGKSSHHGHGLTPAGKKVFDKQLPNSEPKLRAVFDKLAAKFGTVLVIVDQPASIGALPLTVARDTGCQVAYLPGLAMRRIADLYPGEAKTDAKDATVIADAARTMPHTLRSLELTDEITAELTVLVGFDQDLAAEATRTSNRIRGLLTQFHPSLERVLGPRLDHQAVTWLLERYGSPAALRKAGRRRLVELIRPKAPRMAQRLIDDVFEALDEQTVVVPGTGTLDIVVPSLARSLAAVHEQRRALEAQINALLEAHPLSPVLTSMPGVGVRTAAVLLVTVGDGTSFPTAAHLASYAGLAPTTKSSGTSIHGEHAPRGGNRQLKRAMFLSAFACMNADPASRAYYDKQRTRGKTHTQALLRLARQRISVLFAMLRDGTFYEARTPADVELAA; from the coding sequence ATGTTCGACACCGAAGACGTTGGCGTGTTCCTCGGCCTGGACGTCGGCAAGAGCTCACATCACGGCCACGGGCTGACTCCGGCCGGCAAGAAGGTCTTCGACAAGCAGCTGCCCAACAGCGAGCCGAAACTGCGGGCGGTGTTCGACAAACTGGCCGCGAAGTTCGGCACCGTCCTGGTGATCGTGGACCAGCCCGCATCCATCGGAGCCCTCCCGCTCACGGTCGCCCGGGACACGGGCTGCCAGGTCGCCTACCTGCCCGGACTCGCGATGCGGCGGATCGCCGACCTGTATCCGGGCGAGGCCAAGACCGACGCGAAGGACGCCACGGTCATCGCGGATGCGGCCCGCACCATGCCGCACACCCTGCGCTCGCTGGAACTCACCGACGAGATCACCGCCGAACTGACCGTGCTCGTCGGCTTCGACCAGGACCTCGCGGCCGAGGCCACCCGCACGTCCAACCGGATACGCGGCCTGCTCACCCAGTTCCACCCGTCGCTGGAGCGCGTTCTGGGCCCCCGCCTCGACCACCAGGCCGTCACCTGGCTGCTGGAGCGCTACGGCTCCCCCGCCGCACTGCGAAAGGCCGGCCGCCGCAGGCTCGTCGAGCTCATCCGGCCCAAAGCCCCGCGCATGGCCCAGCGGCTGATCGACGATGTCTTCGAGGCGTTGGACGAGCAGACCGTCGTGGTCCCGGGGACCGGCACCCTCGACATCGTCGTGCCCTCCCTGGCCCGCTCGCTCGCCGCTGTCCACGAACAGCGCCGGGCCCTGGAAGCCCAGATCAACGCCCTGCTGGAGGCCCACCCTCTTTCCCCGGTCCTGACGTCGATGCCCGGCGTCGGCGTCAGGACCGCCGCCGTCCTGCTGGTCACCGTCGGCGACGGCACCAGCTTCCCCACCGCCGCCCACCTGGCCTCCTACGCCGGACTCGCCCCGACCACAAAGTCCTCGGGGACCTCGATCCACGGCGAACACGCACCCCGAGGCGGCAACCGCCAGCTCAAACGCGCCATGTTCCTCTCCGCCTTCGCCTGCATGAACGCCGATCCCGCCTCCCGCGCCTACTACGACAAGCAACGAACCCGCGGCAAAACCCACACCCAAGCCCTCCTCCGCCTCGCCCGCCAACGCATCAGCGTCCTGTTCGCCATGCTCCGAGACGGCACCTTCTACGAAGCCCGCACACCCGCGGACGTCGAGCTCGCCGCATGA